A region from the Citrobacter koseri ATCC BAA-895 genome encodes:
- the rne gene encoding ribonuclease E yields MKRMLINATQQEELRVALVDGQRLYDLDIESPGHEQKKANIYKGKITRIEPSLEAAFVDYGAERHGFLPLKEIAREYFPANYNAHGRPNIKDVLREGQEVIVQIDKEERGNKGAALTTFISLAGSYLVLMPNNPRAGGISRRIEGDDRTELKEALASLELPDGMGLIVRTAGVGKSAEALQWDLSFRLKHWEAIQKAAESRPAPFLIHQESNVIVRAFRDYLRQDIGEILIDNPKVLELARQHIAALGRPDFSSKIKLYTGEIPLFSHYQIESQIESAFQREVRLPSGGSIVIDTTEALTAIDINSARATRGGDIEETAFNTNLEAADEIARQLRLRDLGGLIVIDFIDMTPVRHQRAVENRLREAVRQDRARIQISHISRFGLLEMSRQRLSPSLGESSHHVCPRCSGTGTVRDNESLSLSILRLIEEEALKENTQEVHAIVPVPIASYLLNEKRTAVNAIETRQDGVRCVIVPNDQMETPHYSVLRVRKGEETPTLSYMLPKLHEEAMALPSEEEYAERKRPEQPALATFAMPEVPPAPTPAEPAVKAATAAPKAVATAPAQPGLLTRFFGALKNMFSGSEVAKPVEQPAPKAEEKPERQQDRRKSRQNNRRDRNDRRDNRDNRDNRAEGGENRDDNRRNRRQAQQQNAEARDNRQQSNDVADKAKSGDEQQTPRRERNRRRNDEKRQAQQEVKALNLDEQPAQETEQEERVRQAQPRRKQRQLSQKVRYTDSATSEAEAVATPVVEDAVAAQPATQSAPAQRTELAKVDLPAIADVAPAEQEENGEARDNAGMPRRSRRSPRHLRVSGQRRRRYRDERYPLQSPMPLTVACASPEMASGKVWIRYPVARPQDTQVEAQREEETVQAQPVAVEPQVVAAAAEQVVDAPAQTETVVAEPQPATVETTHPEVIATPVEEQPQVIAEADVPVAQEVAAQAEPVADVQETTTAEESADVVIAEPEEIVTETVEPVVVAAEPEEIVAAPVAVAVAETVSESAVTTGEKSVSHASAPMTRAPAPEYVPEAPHQSDWQRPAFIFEGKGAAGGHSATHQAAAPATRPQPVE; encoded by the coding sequence ATGAAAAGAATGTTAATCAACGCAACTCAGCAGGAAGAGTTGCGTGTTGCCCTTGTAGATGGGCAGCGCCTGTACGACCTGGACATTGAGAGTCCAGGACACGAGCAGAAAAAAGCGAACATCTATAAAGGCAAAATTACCCGTATCGAACCGAGTCTGGAAGCGGCTTTTGTTGATTACGGCGCTGAACGTCACGGTTTCCTCCCGTTAAAAGAAATTGCCCGCGAATATTTCCCCGCCAACTACAACGCCCACGGCCGTCCAAACATTAAAGATGTGTTGCGCGAAGGTCAGGAAGTGATTGTTCAGATTGATAAAGAAGAACGCGGCAACAAAGGCGCTGCGCTGACGACGTTTATCAGTCTGGCAGGGAGCTATCTGGTTTTAATGCCGAACAACCCGCGCGCGGGCGGCATCTCCCGTCGCATTGAAGGCGACGATCGCACCGAATTAAAAGAAGCGCTGGCAAGCCTCGAACTGCCTGACGGCATGGGGCTTATCGTGCGTACCGCAGGCGTCGGCAAATCCGCCGAAGCGTTGCAGTGGGACCTGAGCTTCCGTCTGAAACACTGGGAAGCGATTCAGAAAGCCGCTGAAAGCCGCCCTGCTCCATTCCTGATCCATCAGGAAAGCAACGTTATCGTCCGCGCATTCCGTGACTACTTACGTCAGGATATCGGCGAAATTCTTATCGATAATCCGAAAGTGCTTGAGCTGGCGCGCCAGCACATCGCGGCGTTGGGTCGCCCGGATTTCAGCAGCAAGATTAAGCTTTATACCGGCGAGATTCCGCTGTTCAGCCACTACCAGATCGAGTCGCAAATTGAATCCGCCTTCCAGCGTGAAGTGCGTCTGCCTTCCGGCGGCTCTATCGTTATCGACACAACCGAAGCGTTAACCGCGATTGATATTAACTCCGCGCGTGCCACACGCGGCGGCGATATCGAAGAAACCGCGTTTAACACAAACCTGGAAGCGGCCGATGAAATTGCTCGCCAGTTGCGCTTGCGCGACCTCGGCGGCCTGATCGTTATCGACTTCATCGACATGACGCCAGTACGCCACCAGCGCGCGGTGGAAAACCGTCTGCGCGAAGCGGTACGTCAGGATCGTGCGCGTATCCAGATTAGCCATATTTCTCGTTTTGGCCTGCTGGAGATGTCCCGCCAGCGTCTCAGCCCGTCTCTGGGCGAGTCCAGCCATCACGTCTGCCCACGCTGTAGCGGCACCGGCACCGTCCGCGACAACGAATCGCTCTCCCTGTCTATTCTGCGTCTGATTGAAGAAGAAGCGCTGAAAGAGAATACCCAGGAAGTTCACGCCATTGTTCCGGTTCCGATCGCCTCTTACCTGCTTAACGAAAAGCGCACCGCGGTTAATGCTATTGAGACTCGCCAGGATGGCGTGCGCTGCGTGATCGTACCAAACGATCAGATGGAAACGCCGCACTACTCCGTTTTGCGCGTACGTAAAGGGGAAGAAACGCCAACCCTGAGCTACATGCTGCCGAAACTGCATGAAGAAGCGATGGCGTTGCCTTCTGAAGAAGAGTACGCCGAGCGTAAACGCCCTGAACAGCCAGCACTGGCGACCTTCGCGATGCCGGAAGTGCCGCCTGCGCCGACGCCAGCAGAACCTGCGGTGAAAGCAGCGACGGCAGCACCGAAAGCCGTTGCCACTGCGCCTGCACAACCAGGTCTGCTTACTCGCTTCTTCGGCGCGCTGAAAAACATGTTCAGCGGCAGCGAAGTCGCTAAGCCGGTTGAACAACCTGCACCGAAAGCAGAGGAAAAACCGGAGCGTCAGCAGGATCGTCGTAAGTCTCGCCAGAATAATCGCCGCGACCGTAACGATCGCCGTGACAACCGTGATAATCGCGACAACCGCGCTGAAGGCGGTGAAAACCGTGATGACAACCGTCGTAACCGTCGTCAGGCGCAGCAGCAGAACGCAGAAGCGCGTGACAACCGCCAGCAGTCTAACGACGTTGCCGATAAGGCGAAGTCCGGTGACGAGCAGCAGACGCCGCGTCGTGAACGCAACCGTCGTCGCAACGATGAAAAACGTCAGGCACAGCAAGAAGTCAAGGCGCTGAATCTGGATGAGCAACCGGCTCAGGAGACGGAACAGGAAGAACGCGTTCGTCAGGCGCAGCCTCGCCGCAAACAGCGTCAGCTGAGCCAGAAAGTTCGTTACACAGACTCTGCAACCTCTGAAGCAGAAGCTGTCGCAACGCCAGTCGTCGAAGACGCTGTCGCCGCCCAGCCTGCTACGCAAAGCGCGCCTGCTCAGCGTACTGAACTGGCGAAAGTCGACCTGCCAGCGATCGCAGACGTTGCGCCAGCAGAGCAGGAAGAAAACGGCGAAGCGCGTGATAACGCAGGAATGCCGCGTCGCTCCCGTCGTTCTCCTCGCCACCTGCGCGTCAGCGGCCAGCGTCGTCGTCGCTACCGCGATGAGCGTTACCCGCTTCAATCGCCAATGCCGTTAACCGTCGCTTGCGCTTCACCGGAAATGGCGTCTGGCAAAGTGTGGATTCGCTACCCTGTCGCCCGTCCTCAGGATACGCAGGTTGAAGCACAGCGCGAAGAAGAGACCGTACAAGCTCAGCCGGTTGCAGTAGAGCCGCAGGTCGTCGCTGCCGCAGCCGAACAGGTTGTAGACGCACCGGCTCAAACTGAAACCGTTGTCGCTGAACCTCAGCCCGCTACTGTGGAAACAACGCATCCTGAAGTGATTGCCACCCCGGTTGAAGAACAACCTCAGGTGATTGCAGAGGCTGACGTCCCTGTTGCGCAGGAAGTCGCTGCGCAAGCGGAACCTGTCGCTGACGTTCAGGAAACCACGACGGCTGAAGAATCCGCTGACGTTGTCATCGCCGAACCGGAAGAGATCGTTACAGAAACGGTTGAACCTGTCGTTGTTGCCGCTGAACCGGAAGAGATTGTCGCTGCGCCTGTCGCCGTCGCCGTTGCTGAAACCGTGTCAGAAAGCGCGGTAACAACCGGG